AGGTAATAACTCATTCATCGCTTTGCCTCTTCGCAACCAACCAGGCCTTCAGCCCAGGGAAAAAGTGAAACAGTCCTTCAACTATGCCAGCACTGTAGTTGCCGTTAAGCCCCAATTCCGGCAATCCCTGCGCCAGATAAAGGCTGCTGGCGTTACCCTGCGCCTCACCGCCACTTATGGCGCTGGCGACCACTTCTTCGGTGGCATTTTTCACTAATACCGTCCGATAGGGGCTTATCAATACATCTAAATCATTACCGCTATCACCGCTAAAAAACACTTGAGGGGGCGTTAACACCAGCATCTTCGCAAGAAAATCAATCGCTTGCCGCTTTCCAGCTCTGGCAGGCAGAATATCAACTAGCCCCATGTCACTGGTTTCATCAACGCTGCTAATCATCTGTGCGCGTATTGCCAGTTTTTGCAGTTGCTGTTCCAGCAGCACCAGATCCTCAGCCATCGCGGCGGCAGGCACGATTTGATAGCTCAATTTATATTGTTGCTGCTGTTGTTTGGGCTGTAACTGTAAGTTTGGCAACTCACCAATCGCCTGCGCTAAGGTGTGACTATTATGCGTTCCCCAATCTTCGCCGATATAACTTTGCCAGCTCGGCATTGGCCGATAACGTTGACCTTCTCGCTGATAAATCATGCTGCCGACATCAGTGATGGCAACATCCGGCAACGGTAAGTTGTATTCAACAATCGCCTGTTGCATCAATCCCAAATCGCGACCACTGACATAAGCCAGCATCACGCCGGGATACTTTACCGCATCAGCAAACCATCGCCGCGCTTGCGGGGATTCTGGCTGCAAACCATTAGGCAACAAGGTGCGGTCAAGGTCAGTACACAACAGCATTCAGGCATCATCCTCAACAACCGTCACTCCCGGCTGTTCGTCGAAGAAATGATAATGGTCAGTCGCTTCAAGAATGCCCAGCGCATTGGGTTGGGTGGCAAAAAATACGTTTTGTCCGGTGACCGGAGATTCCAGCGCTTCATGGCGACGATTATGCACAACCACTGACAAAGTTTTACCGGTGATCATGTCTTCATCGGTGCCCGCACCGGCAGCCACCAGCACTCGCTCCAGTGGGATGCCCCAGATTTGGGCGACATACCGCAGCGCTAATCCTTTGGAAACCCTGGCCGGCGTGATATCCAGGTTTTGCCCTGCTGACACAAAGACATTGACGCTCTGCTCTTCTTGTCTGAGCAATGACACGATTTTTTCTTTAGTGATCCCCCCTTGTTGCGATGGATCGATATGAAAAGAGATCTTGAATTTGCTCTGCTCAGCATCATCCTGTAACTCCAGCCCTGGCACTTTACGCAAAATGCGGCGAATTGCCCGCGGATTCCAATCATGATCGACATGGTCTTCCCAGTCGGTACTCACTTCTAATTCACGGCCATAGTGAATTTGCGAGCCCAAACTGGAGATCAGAATATCGGGTTTAGGAATCCGGTATTTCTTCAGTAACTTAAGTACCGCATCTAAACGTCTGGCGGTGGCAATACCAAAGGCGACCTGCTTACGTTTTTCACGCAGCATCTGACAGAAGTCGCGTAATCCAGTTGGATTACTTAGCAAGGTTTTATCCAGATCTGACACAATCAGCCTGTCGGCAAAGCGTGAAGCATTCATGATTGCTGGGGAGTATTGCTGTGGTTTAAACGCTGCTACTAGCGGTTTAATCTGCTTCAGATAGCTACGGGCATGGGCATCCCAGGAATATTTCAACGCGACATTCTTAATGCCGTTGGCGGAAAACTTGCGCCATAAATCGCCATCAAGCAGCAACTGCTTCATGGCCTTGCCCAGATCATGGGCACTGAGGGGATCTACCAGTAACCCCGCTTCGCAGTTATCGACGATATCCTGTGGGCCGCCATTCTCAGTGGCAATAAAGGGTAAACCGGTGGCG
This portion of the Shewanella yunxiaonensis genome encodes:
- a CDS encoding HAD-IIB family hydrolase, whose amino-acid sequence is MLLCTDLDRTLLPNGLQPESPQARRWFADAVKYPGVMLAYVSGRDLGLMQQAIVEYNLPLPDVAITDVGSMIYQREGQRYRPMPSWQSYIGEDWGTHNSHTLAQAIGELPNLQLQPKQQQQQYKLSYQIVPAAAMAEDLVLLEQQLQKLAIRAQMISSVDETSDMGLVDILPARAGKRQAIDFLAKMLVLTPPQVFFSGDSGNDLDVLISPYRTVLVKNATEEVVASAISGGEAQGNASSLYLAQGLPELGLNGNYSAGIVEGLFHFFPGLKAWLVAKRQSDE